A portion of the Parasteatoda tepidariorum isolate YZ-2023 chromosome 5, CAS_Ptep_4.0, whole genome shotgun sequence genome contains these proteins:
- the LOC107436910 gene encoding uncharacterized protein, which produces MIIENASEQQDEYEVQEPTPVEVRPLSPSKSPQCIVFPYIGPPGAGPGLLGSRPGVGNIEYLVALEQHATSLKSALAIAASLQNTKNKNVDVEIIYDSIYNSHGQLNNNYDMSSNQ; this is translated from the exons ATGATAATAGAGAATGCTTCAGAGCAACAAGATGAATATGAAGTGCAAGAACCTACTCCTGTTGAAGTTAGACCACTTTCTCCATCCAAATCTCCTCAATGTATAGTTTTTCCTTATATTGGACCTCCTGGCGCTGGTCCTGGTTTACTTGGTAGTAGACCAGGAGTTGGTAATATTGAATATCTTGTTGCATTAGAACAA catgCCACTAGTCTAAAGAGTGCCTTAGCCATAGCAGCATCTCTACAAAATACAAAGAACAAAAATGTAGACGTCGAAATAATATACGACTCCATTTATAACAGTCATGGTCAACTGAACAATAATTATGACATGTCTTCCAACCAgtaa